From Pandoraea vervacti, the proteins below share one genomic window:
- a CDS encoding phosphatidylserine decarboxylase, translating into MNYPHPIIAREGWPFLGIAVAVALVVHFVAGVFWAAPFWVIALFVLQFFRDPPREVPQQAGAVLSPADGRIVAIETTQDPYAGREALKISVFMNVFNVHSNRAPVDGTVTKVEYFPGRFFNADLDKASLENERNALVIDVGGQIVTSVQVAGLIARRILCYVKAGDRVTRGQRYGFIRFGSRVDVYLPLGSRPRVAIGDKVSATSTILAEL; encoded by the coding sequence ATGAATTATCCTCACCCGATCATTGCCCGCGAGGGCTGGCCCTTCCTGGGTATCGCCGTCGCCGTCGCGCTCGTCGTGCATTTTGTGGCCGGCGTGTTTTGGGCCGCGCCGTTCTGGGTGATCGCCCTGTTCGTACTGCAATTCTTCCGTGACCCGCCGCGCGAAGTGCCGCAACAGGCCGGCGCCGTGCTCTCCCCGGCAGATGGGCGCATCGTGGCCATCGAAACCACGCAGGATCCCTACGCAGGCCGTGAAGCACTGAAGATCAGCGTGTTCATGAACGTCTTCAATGTTCACTCGAATCGTGCCCCTGTTGACGGCACGGTGACCAAGGTGGAATATTTCCCGGGTCGTTTCTTCAACGCCGATCTGGACAAGGCATCGCTCGAAAACGAACGCAATGCCCTGGTGATCGATGTGGGCGGCCAGATCGTGACGAGCGTGCAGGTCGCTGGTCTGATTGCGCGTCGCATTCTGTGCTACGTCAAGGCGGGCGATCGCGTCACGCGCGGTCAGCGCTACGGCTTCATCCGTTTCGGTTCGCGGGTGGACGTGTACCTGCCGCTCGGCTCGCGCCCGCGCGTGGCCATCGGCGACAAGGTGTCGGCCACCTCGACGATTCTCGCCGAGCTGTAA
- the ilvC gene encoding ketol-acid reductoisomerase: MKVFYDKDADLSLIKGKQVTIIGYGSQGHAHAQNLKDSGVNVTVGLRKNGASWNKAVNAGLNTKEVAEAVKSADIVMMLLPDEQIADVYKNEVHANIKEGAALAFAHGFNVHYGAVIPRADLDVIMIAPKAPGHTVRSTYSQGGGVPHLIAVAQDKSGAARDIALSYAAANGGGRAGIIETNFREETETDLFGEQAVLCGGTVELIKAGFETLVEAGYAPEMAYFECLHELKLIVDLIYEGGIANMNYSISNNAEYGEYVTGPRVVTEETKKAMKQCLKDIQTGEYAKSFLLENKAGAPTLISRRRLTAEHQIEEVGGKLRAMMPWIAKNKLVDQSKN, from the coding sequence ATGAAAGTTTTCTACGACAAAGACGCCGACCTCTCCCTCATCAAGGGCAAGCAAGTCACGATCATCGGTTACGGCTCGCAAGGCCACGCCCACGCCCAGAACCTGAAGGACAGCGGCGTGAACGTGACGGTTGGTCTGCGCAAGAACGGCGCTTCGTGGAACAAGGCGGTCAATGCTGGCCTGAACACCAAGGAAGTGGCGGAAGCCGTGAAGTCGGCCGACATCGTCATGATGCTGCTGCCGGATGAGCAAATCGCCGACGTGTACAAGAACGAAGTTCACGCCAACATCAAGGAAGGCGCCGCCCTGGCCTTCGCACACGGCTTCAACGTGCACTACGGCGCCGTGATCCCGCGCGCCGACCTCGACGTCATCATGATCGCCCCGAAGGCCCCGGGCCACACGGTGCGCTCGACGTACTCGCAAGGTGGCGGCGTGCCGCACCTGATCGCCGTGGCGCAGGACAAGTCGGGCGCCGCGCGCGACATCGCGCTGTCGTACGCTGCCGCTAACGGCGGCGGCCGTGCCGGCATCATCGAAACCAACTTCCGCGAAGAGACGGAAACCGACCTGTTCGGCGAACAAGCCGTGCTGTGCGGCGGTACCGTCGAGCTGATCAAGGCCGGTTTCGAAACGCTGGTGGAAGCGGGCTACGCACCGGAAATGGCTTACTTCGAGTGCCTGCACGAACTCAAGCTGATCGTCGACCTGATCTATGAAGGCGGTATCGCCAACATGAACTACTCGATCTCGAACAACGCCGAATACGGCGAGTACGTCACTGGCCCGCGCGTCGTGACGGAAGAGACGAAGAAGGCCATGAAGCAGTGCCTGAAGGACATCCAGACCGGCGAATACGCCAAGTCGTTCCTGCTGGAAAACAAGGCCGGCGCCCCGACCCTGATCTCGCGTCGTCGTCTGACGGCCGAGCACCAGATCGAAGAAGTGGGTGGCAAGCTGCGCGCGATGATGCCGTGGATCGCCAAGAACAAGCTGGTCGACCAGTCGAAGAACTAA
- the ilvN gene encoding acetolactate synthase small subunit, which produces MRHIISVLLENEPGALSRVVGLFSARGYNIETLTVAPTEDRSLSRMTVVTTGSDDVIEQITKHLNRLIEVVKVVDLTEGAHIERELMLIKVRAVGKEREEMKRMSDIFRGRIIDVTEKTYTIELTGNSSKLDAFIEGLDQTAILETVRTGGSGIGRGERILKV; this is translated from the coding sequence ATGAGGCACATTATTTCTGTTTTGCTCGAGAACGAGCCGGGCGCGCTGTCGCGCGTGGTCGGGCTGTTCTCGGCACGTGGCTACAATATCGAGACCCTTACCGTTGCGCCGACCGAAGATCGGTCGCTCTCACGCATGACGGTGGTCACGACTGGCTCCGATGACGTGATCGAGCAGATCACCAAGCACCTGAACCGACTCATCGAAGTGGTGAAGGTGGTGGATCTGACCGAGGGCGCGCACATCGAGCGCGAGCTCATGCTCATCAAGGTTCGCGCGGTGGGCAAGGAGCGGGAAGAGATGAAGCGGATGTCGGATATTTTCCGCGGCCGCATCATTGACGTTACGGAAAAGACCTATACGATCGAGCTCACCGGAAATTCGTCGAAACTCGACGCATTCATCGAAGGGCTCGACCAGACGGCGATTCTCGAGACGGTTCGTACCGGTGGCTCGGGCATCGGGCGCGGTGAGCGCATCCTGAAGGTCTGA
- a CDS encoding acetolactate synthase 3 catalytic subunit, translated as MNMPSAEFSEAEATRHQNTSEDMIGAEILVRSLQEEGVEHLWGYPGGSVLYIYDELYKQDKIQHILVRHEQAAVHAADAYSRSTDKVGVCLVTSGPGVTNAVTGIATAYMDSIPLVIITGQVPTAAIGQDAFQECDTVGITRPCVKHNFLVKDVRDLAATIKKAFYIAKTGRPGPVLVDIPKDVSKARCRFEYPKSVALRSYNPVTKGHSGQIRKAMSLLLSAKRPYIYTGGGIILADASKELNQFCDLLGYPVTNTLMGLGGYRASDPKFLGMLGMHGTYEANMAMQHCDVLIAIGARFDDRVIGNPEHFSSNARKIIHIDIDPSSISKRVKVDIPIVGDVKEVLREMIENLQTAEHGPDAAALADWWKQIEQWRSRDCLAFDRESEIIKPQHVVETYWKLTDGEAFVCSDVGQHQMWAAQYYRFNKPRRWINSGGLGTMGFGLPAAMGVKMAHPDAEVACITGEGSIQMCIQELSTCLQYRTPVKILSLNNRYLGMVRQWQQIEYSKRYSSSYMDALPDFVKLAEAYGHVGMRIEKSSDVEPALREALALKDRTVFMDFQTDPTENVWPMVQAGKGISEMLLGSEDL; from the coding sequence ATGAACATGCCAAGCGCGGAATTCTCCGAGGCGGAAGCTACACGCCACCAAAATACTTCCGAAGACATGATTGGCGCCGAGATCCTCGTGCGCTCGCTTCAGGAAGAAGGGGTCGAACATCTGTGGGGTTATCCCGGCGGTTCGGTTCTCTACATCTACGACGAACTCTACAAGCAGGACAAGATCCAGCACATTCTGGTGCGCCATGAGCAGGCAGCCGTGCACGCGGCCGACGCTTATTCGCGTTCCACCGACAAGGTGGGTGTGTGCCTCGTGACGTCTGGCCCGGGCGTGACCAACGCGGTCACCGGGATTGCCACGGCGTACATGGATTCGATTCCGCTCGTCATCATCACCGGGCAGGTGCCCACGGCCGCGATCGGTCAGGACGCCTTTCAGGAATGCGACACGGTCGGCATTACCCGTCCGTGCGTGAAGCACAACTTCCTCGTGAAGGATGTGCGCGATCTCGCCGCCACGATCAAGAAAGCCTTCTACATTGCCAAAACGGGCCGTCCGGGCCCGGTGCTGGTCGATATTCCGAAGGACGTTTCCAAGGCGCGTTGCCGCTTCGAGTATCCGAAGTCGGTGGCGCTGCGCTCGTACAACCCGGTAACGAAGGGCCACTCGGGCCAGATCCGCAAGGCGATGAGCCTGCTGCTCTCGGCCAAGCGTCCCTATATCTATACCGGTGGCGGCATCATTCTGGCTGACGCATCGAAGGAACTGAACCAGTTCTGCGATCTGCTCGGCTATCCGGTGACCAATACGCTCATGGGCCTGGGCGGGTATCGCGCGAGCGATCCCAAGTTCCTCGGCATGCTGGGCATGCACGGCACGTACGAAGCCAACATGGCCATGCAGCACTGCGACGTGCTCATCGCTATCGGTGCACGCTTCGACGACCGCGTGATCGGTAACCCGGAACACTTCTCCTCGAACGCTCGCAAGATTATTCACATCGATATCGATCCGTCGTCGATTTCCAAGCGTGTGAAGGTCGACATTCCGATCGTCGGCGACGTGAAGGAAGTGCTGCGCGAGATGATCGAGAATCTGCAAACGGCCGAGCATGGTCCGGACGCTGCGGCGCTTGCCGACTGGTGGAAGCAGATCGAGCAATGGCGTTCGCGCGATTGCCTCGCGTTCGATCGCGAGAGCGAGATCATCAAGCCCCAGCATGTGGTCGAGACGTACTGGAAGCTCACGGACGGCGAAGCCTTCGTGTGCTCGGACGTCGGTCAGCATCAGATGTGGGCCGCTCAGTACTATCGCTTCAACAAACCTCGCCGCTGGATCAACTCGGGCGGTCTGGGCACGATGGGTTTTGGCCTGCCGGCCGCCATGGGCGTGAAGATGGCGCATCCGGATGCCGAAGTCGCCTGTATCACCGGCGAAGGCTCGATCCAGATGTGTATCCAGGAACTCTCGACGTGTCTGCAATACCGCACGCCGGTCAAGATCCTGTCGCTCAACAACCGCTATCTGGGCATGGTTCGCCAGTGGCAGCAGATCGAATACAGCAAGCGTTACTCCAGTTCGTACATGGACGCGCTGCCGGACTTCGTGAAGCTCGCCGAGGCGTACGGTCACGTGGGCATGCGCATCGAGAAGTCGTCGGACGTCGAGCCGGCACTGCGCGAAGCCCTGGCGCTGAAGGATCGTACGGTATTCATGGATTTCCAAACGGATCCCACCGAAAACGTCTGGCCGATGGTCCAGGCGGGCAAGGGCATCAGCGAGATGCTGCTCGGTTCGGAAGATCTGTAA
- a CDS encoding RNA polymerase sigma factor, translating into MASDKELADFLAGIERRAFKQAVYAVRDDEAALDIVQDAMIRLAEKYGDKPPADLPLLFTRILQNTIHDYFRRQKVRNTWVTLFSNLAGPGDDERDDFDPLETLLGEDGSVQTESSEDSVSRAEILTLIEAEIQKLPTRQREAFLMRYWEDMDVAETAATMGCSEGSVKTHCSRATHALAQALKAKGIRL; encoded by the coding sequence ATGGCATCTGACAAGGAACTGGCGGATTTTCTCGCGGGCATCGAGCGGCGCGCTTTCAAGCAGGCCGTCTATGCCGTACGCGACGACGAGGCCGCCCTCGATATCGTTCAGGATGCGATGATCCGTCTGGCCGAGAAGTACGGCGACAAGCCGCCGGCCGACTTGCCGTTGCTGTTTACGCGCATCCTCCAGAACACCATTCACGACTATTTCCGCCGCCAGAAGGTGCGCAACACCTGGGTGACGCTATTCTCCAATCTCGCCGGTCCGGGCGACGACGAGCGCGACGATTTCGACCCGCTGGAAACCTTGCTGGGCGAGGACGGGTCAGTGCAGACCGAGAGCAGCGAAGACTCGGTTTCGCGTGCCGAAATCCTCACGCTCATCGAGGCGGAAATACAGAAGCTACCGACACGTCAACGAGAAGCCTTCCTCATGCGTTATTGGGAAGACATGGACGTTGCCGAGACCGCCGCCACGATGGGGTGCTCCGAGGGCAGCGTCAAGACGCACTGTTCGCGTGCCACCCACGCGTTGGCACAGGCGTTGAAGGCAAAAGGGATCAGGTTATGA
- a CDS encoding DUF3619 family protein produces the protein MSHDLETREIRFAHRVRRALDEASDSPSPNIAARLAAARQEALARKKPEPVAIVQPALALAGVGTVQSPEIGGPRRAFDKLARLGLLWPLAALVIGLAGIAYWEHQQHIQDLADIDAAVLSDELPLSAYADHGFNAYVKRAQ, from the coding sequence ATGAGTCACGATCTGGAAACGAGGGAAATTCGCTTCGCACATCGCGTGCGACGGGCATTGGACGAAGCGTCCGATTCGCCGTCGCCGAATATCGCGGCCCGGCTGGCCGCCGCACGCCAGGAGGCGCTCGCCCGCAAGAAGCCCGAACCGGTCGCCATCGTGCAACCGGCGCTGGCGCTCGCGGGTGTCGGCACCGTGCAATCGCCGGAGATCGGCGGGCCGCGTCGCGCATTCGACAAGCTCGCGCGCCTGGGCCTGCTCTGGCCGCTCGCCGCTCTGGTCATCGGTCTGGCAGGCATTGCGTATTGGGAACATCAGCAGCATATTCAGGATCTGGCGGACATCGATGCCGCCGTATTGAGCGATGAACTGCCGCTGTCGGCGTATGCCGATCACGGTTTCAACGCGTATGTGAAGCGTGCCCAGTAG
- a CDS encoding DUF3106 domain-containing protein — protein sequence MTRRNVLFLVAALVVAAIAGTAALRRPPAPEPVSDVPPAIDSSASSGNVAQNASATPVGTLSTSASAASAPAAALPSPGGAWAKLNAEQQEALAPLSQDWNRMSERQREKWIEIAKRFRTLSPDGRKRLHDRMADWVRLTPEQRQLARESYQNAKTLPPERKVQVWQQYQQLTEEQKKRLAADDKKLSNRPNVVSAPPSGRSGVKNPYAAVHRKDAGTAAKNGALPVPAPTASAPTATSGTTASASSASAPAPAAASNGTASAAPANGEKSGDKNGDAVFNSDLYHHN from the coding sequence GTGACGCGACGCAACGTACTTTTCCTGGTCGCCGCGCTGGTCGTCGCCGCAATTGCCGGCACGGCCGCGCTGCGCCGCCCGCCAGCGCCGGAACCGGTATCGGACGTGCCGCCGGCCATCGACAGCAGTGCCTCGTCCGGCAACGTCGCGCAAAACGCGTCTGCGACCCCGGTCGGCACGCTCAGTACCAGTGCGTCCGCCGCCAGCGCCCCCGCAGCCGCCCTGCCCTCGCCGGGAGGCGCCTGGGCGAAGCTCAATGCGGAACAGCAGGAAGCCCTCGCGCCACTCTCCCAGGATTGGAACCGCATGAGCGAGCGCCAGCGCGAGAAGTGGATCGAAATCGCCAAACGTTTCCGGACGCTGTCGCCCGACGGCCGCAAGCGGCTGCACGACCGGATGGCCGACTGGGTGCGCCTGACCCCGGAGCAGCGCCAACTGGCGCGAGAAAGCTATCAGAACGCGAAAACCCTGCCGCCGGAGCGCAAGGTGCAGGTGTGGCAGCAGTATCAGCAGCTCACGGAAGAACAGAAAAAGCGCCTGGCCGCCGATGACAAGAAGCTGTCCAACCGTCCCAACGTGGTCAGCGCGCCGCCGTCAGGCCGCTCGGGCGTAAAAAACCCGTACGCCGCCGTGCATCGCAAGGACGCCGGCACCGCCGCGAAGAACGGCGCGTTGCCGGTGCCGGCCCCGACAGCCTCGGCGCCGACGGCGACCTCCGGCACCACGGCATCTGCCTCGTCGGCGTCTGCCCCGGCCCCCGCGGCCGCCAGCAACGGCACGGCGAGCGCGGCGCCGGCGAACGGGGAAAAGAGCGGCGACAAGAACGGCGACGCCGTCTTCAATTCGGACCTGTACCACCACAACTGA
- a CDS encoding RDD family protein — translation MTDTATTQPAKPSRSPRAPQTSPPAEGAPHSHAVPTLRRRVLSMVYESLLLFGVLFLSGYLFSALTQQRSGLMYRHAMQAWLFFVLGAYFVWFWTHGGQTLAMKTWKIRLVDAQSQPVRAGRALLRYVLAWLWVLPAMAIDWVFGLTGWSSVALLGGWVALWALTMHVTPDHQFLHDRLAGTRLVSILGK, via the coding sequence ATGACCGACACCGCTACGACTCAGCCCGCCAAGCCGTCCCGCTCTCCTCGTGCGCCTCAGACCTCGCCCCCCGCCGAAGGCGCTCCGCACAGCCATGCCGTCCCCACGCTGCGCCGCCGTGTGCTGTCGATGGTCTACGAATCGCTGTTGCTCTTCGGCGTGCTCTTTCTGTCCGGCTATCTCTTCAGCGCCCTGACCCAGCAACGCAGCGGCCTGATGTACCGCCATGCCATGCAGGCGTGGCTGTTTTTCGTCCTCGGCGCGTATTTCGTTTGGTTCTGGACCCACGGCGGGCAAACGCTGGCGATGAAAACCTGGAAAATCCGTCTGGTCGACGCGCAGAGTCAGCCGGTGCGCGCAGGCCGCGCCCTGCTGCGCTATGTCCTGGCATGGCTGTGGGTGCTCCCGGCCATGGCGATCGACTGGGTATTCGGGCTGACGGGCTGGAGCAGCGTCGCGCTGCTGGGGGGATGGGTCGCGCTCTGGGCGCTGACCATGCACGTGACGCCGGATCACCAGTTCCTCCATGATCGGCTGGCAGGCACGCGGCTTGTCAGCATATTGGGTAAATAA
- a CDS encoding esterase/lipase family protein, with translation MSPPPTGSPRPVLRASRPHLIYGGLEIGLSIIVAIATWSAWQSPWTTFLWTVLWLPVSHAIGLAAGFVMAAHGDPTPERRTPAATNVAIWAYECAASILLLDLYQPWFSAAPLATPRGPARPVAVLLLHGYGCNRAFWLRFSHHLADAGYHCDAINLAPVFGDIDDYAETIANAARGLAERTRLPVVIVGHSMGGIAARACLRRYPTLPVAHTITLGSPHFGTLHARHGIGLNVRQMSLGSDWLVALASSENDAQRARITSIYTAHDNVVYPVRTSILPGAHNLALDGLGHVSLSTHPRSRALVLETLERVAQGLRGGI, from the coding sequence ATGAGCCCTCCGCCGACAGGGTCCCCCCGCCCCGTGCTGCGCGCGTCGCGTCCACATCTGATCTATGGCGGCTTAGAGATCGGGCTGTCGATCATCGTGGCGATCGCGACGTGGTCGGCATGGCAAAGCCCATGGACGACGTTCCTCTGGACGGTCCTGTGGCTACCGGTCTCGCACGCCATCGGCCTCGCGGCGGGCTTCGTCATGGCGGCCCATGGCGATCCGACGCCCGAGCGCCGCACGCCGGCCGCCACGAACGTCGCCATCTGGGCCTACGAGTGCGCCGCGTCCATCCTGCTGCTCGACCTCTACCAGCCCTGGTTCAGCGCTGCCCCGCTCGCAACGCCCCGCGGTCCGGCCCGCCCCGTCGCCGTCTTGCTGCTGCACGGCTACGGTTGCAATCGTGCATTCTGGCTGCGCTTTTCCCACCATCTGGCCGACGCCGGCTATCACTGCGACGCGATCAACCTCGCGCCGGTCTTCGGCGACATCGACGATTACGCCGAGACCATTGCCAACGCCGCCCGCGGGCTCGCCGAACGCACGAGACTGCCCGTCGTGATCGTCGGCCACAGCATGGGCGGGATCGCGGCACGGGCCTGTTTGCGGCGTTATCCGACGTTGCCCGTCGCCCACACGATCACCCTCGGCTCGCCGCACTTCGGCACCCTGCACGCGCGACACGGAATCGGTCTGAATGTGCGTCAGATGAGCCTCGGCAGCGACTGGCTCGTTGCGCTCGCGAGCAGTGAGAATGACGCGCAGCGTGCGCGCATCACGTCGATCTACACGGCACACGACAACGTCGTCTATCCGGTGCGTACGTCGATTCTGCCCGGTGCCCATAACCTTGCGTTGGACGGACTCGGTCACGTATCGCTCAGCACCCATCCGCGCTCGCGCGCACTGGTGCTCGAAACGCTGGAACGCGTTGCGCAGGGCTTGCGCGGCGGCATCTAG
- a CDS encoding UDP-2,3-diacylglucosamine diphosphatase has translation MTTTPTLELPVSPPAARAGRFAEAPPGRPATPPAAPPAAPPYAIDLPPDTPDPLDPPPEGITRYRTIWLSDIHLGTQGCQADYLLDFLRHHDSDYLYLVGDIIDGWHLRKGWHWPQAHNDVVQKMLRRARKGTQVVYVPGNHDEAARQFCGLAFGDIAVRDEAFHTTLGGKRLWITHGDLFDGVIQHAKWLAYLGDSLYTITLLLNRWFNRVRTRFGFPYWSLSQYLKHQVKNAVNFISAFENVMADEARRRGCDGVVCGHIHKPEIREIDGLLYCNDGDWVESLSALVETMEGELKIIYWTQKRRTPVNVKATAVSA, from the coding sequence ATGACGACGACCCCCACCCTCGAGTTGCCGGTCTCCCCTCCCGCGGCTCGCGCCGGACGCTTCGCAGAAGCCCCGCCGGGCCGCCCCGCCACCCCGCCTGCCGCCCCCCCCGCCGCACCGCCCTACGCCATCGACCTGCCCCCGGACACGCCCGACCCGCTTGATCCGCCGCCCGAAGGCATCACGCGCTATCGCACGATCTGGCTCTCCGACATCCATCTGGGCACGCAGGGCTGCCAGGCGGACTATTTGCTCGACTTCCTGCGCCATCACGACTCCGACTATCTCTATCTGGTCGGCGACATCATCGACGGCTGGCATCTGCGCAAGGGTTGGCACTGGCCACAGGCGCACAACGACGTCGTACAGAAGATGCTGCGCCGCGCGCGCAAGGGCACGCAGGTCGTCTACGTGCCGGGCAACCACGACGAAGCGGCACGCCAGTTCTGCGGACTGGCGTTCGGCGACATCGCCGTGCGCGATGAGGCGTTTCACACCACGCTCGGCGGCAAGCGTCTGTGGATTACCCACGGCGATCTGTTCGACGGCGTGATCCAGCACGCCAAGTGGCTCGCCTATCTGGGCGACTCGCTCTACACGATCACGCTGCTGCTCAATCGCTGGTTCAATCGCGTGCGCACGCGCTTCGGCTTCCCGTACTGGTCGCTCTCCCAGTACCTGAAGCACCAGGTCAAGAACGCAGTGAACTTCATCTCGGCCTTTGAAAACGTGATGGCCGACGAGGCGCGCCGCCGCGGGTGCGATGGCGTGGTCTGCGGCCACATCCACAAACCGGAAATCCGCGAGATCGACGGCTTGCTCTACTGCAACGACGGCGACTGGGTCGAGAGCCTGTCCGCCCTTGTCGAGACGATGGAAGGCGAGCTCAAGATCATCTACTGGACGCAGAAACGCCGCACGCCGGTGAACGTGAAAGCCACGGCCGTGAGCGCCTGA